In Beijerinckiaceae bacterium, the sequence CCGAAAAAAGACCCGCCCCAACTTGTTGATTTTGAGCGCTTCCTCTTCGATCTTATGTGCAAATGGTCGAATTTCGCCAGCGCCGAAGTAAAACTGGCTGGGGTCTTTCCATTTCTACCTATCTTGCGCTAAACCCACGCAGCCCTTAAACGCGGCTGACACCGCGGCCGTTCCAATTGGCCGTTTCCTTAGTTTTTCTGATCCGGATCGAGAATGACGCAACCGGGAATTTTTACGCCTGGACGACAAACTGCGGGAATCCTCGCGGGAAAACGGGGCTTGGTCCTCGGGCTCGCCAATAATCGGTCGATCGCTTGGGGAATCGCCAAGGCTGCCCATGAGGCGGGTGCCGAACTCGCCTTCACCTTCCAGGGCGAATCGCTCGAAAAAAGGGTCCGGCCCTTGGCCAAGGAACTCGGCGCCCATGTGGTGGGAGATTGCGATGTCACCGACCCCGCGACCCTGGACGCCGCCTTCAAGCAAATTGAAAGTATTTGGGGGAATTTAGACTTCGTTGTGCACTGCGTGGCCTTTTCAGACAAGGATCAGTTGACCGGCCGATATATCGACACGACAGCGGACAACTTCAGCAATTCTTTGCTGGTCTCCTGTTATTCTTTTACCGCCGTGGCGCAGCGCGCCGAAAAATTAATGCCCAACGGCGGCGCGATGTTGACCCTCACGTATTATGGCGCGGAAAAATGGATGCCCCATTATAATGTGATGGGGCTTGCCAAGGCTGCGCTTGAATCGAGCGTCCGCTATTTGGCCGCGGATCTGGGCGAGCGCAACATTCGGGTCAACGCCATATCGGCCGGACCCATTAAGACTCTGGCGGCCTCCGGCATCGGCGACTTCCGCTATATTCTGAAATGGAACGAGTATAATGCTCCGCTTCGGCGTACGGTGACGATCGAAGAAGTCGGCGAGAGCGCCGCCTTTCTTTTGTCCTCAATGGCCCGCGGCATTACCGGCGAAATCCTTCATGTCGACGCGGGCTACCATGTCGTTGGCATGAAAAACCCCGCCGCCCCCGATATTTCCGTTCTTGGCAAGGATTGAGGCGTTCACTGGCCATTCAGTTGCGAACGCCCATTGTCTCGCGTTGGAACCTGGGATCGAGCTGAAGCACGGCAATTCGAGCACGACAAAGTTCGGGCACAAAAGAAATGTTTAGTGCAATTTCGGTATTCTAAATTCCAACATCGACATTCATCCAGATCATGATCGACGTGCGTCAGCGCACCGAGACTTAATTAAATCGTCTTCAAGGGTCGATAGAGCACAGTCATGGAATTGTTTCCGATCGATGCTTCGGTCCTGCCAAGGGCGCGGGCGACGGTTCGGGGTCATCCCGCAAAGCCTTAACATTCAGGGCGAATTTGCCAATCGGCAAATGCATTTCAGCATGATCGCACGTGCGGTCCAAGCTGGGGTGTTCGGGAGCAAAGGCAAACGGAAATAGCTATGTTGCACACGCTGGCAATCGCCTCTGCTTCCTCCGAAATTGACGAGGGCAAGACCCTTCCCTTCAAAGCCGGCGCGATTTTGCATGGTCCCCTCCGGCCGGATTTGATTCGCGACGAACTGCTTTGTGAAATTTTTGCGGCGACCGTTGCGAGAGACCCCTCCGCCACCGCGATGATCACGCAGGAGGGCAAGCTTTCCTATGCTGAAGTCGACGCACGCGCGGAGGCACTCGCAAAAGGGCTGTTGCGCAAGGGAATCCGGCCGGGCCGCATCGTCGGCCTCTGGATGCCGCGCGGCCATGAACTCCTGATCGCACAGATCGCGATCGCCAAGACCGGCGCCGCCTGGCTTCCCTTCGACGCCGACGCGCCGGTGGAGCGCATTGCCGTCTGTCTGTCCGACGCCGAAGCCCGTGGCGTTCTGACCTCCGCGGACCTTGTTGCCGAAATTGCCGCCCTGGCAGCTTGCCCGGCCTGGACGTATGCCGAAGTCCTGACCGATTCTTTGGACGTTGCGGACACCGAGCTCGACGCTCGCTCCCTTGGCGCACGTCCCGACGATCCCGCCTATCTCATCTACACCTCGGGGTCCACCGGGACCCCAAAAGGAATCGTCATCTCGGGCCGCAACATCTGCCATTATTTGCGTGCCGCCAACGAAACATACGGGGTCCGCGAGACCGACGTCGTGTTTCAAGGTGCTTCGGTCGCCTTTGATCTTTCGATGGAGGAAATCTGGCTTCCCTATCTGGCTGGCGCGGCCCTTTTCGTGGCCAGCGCCGAGATGATGGGGGAAGCCGACAAGCTTCCCGGTCTTATGGAAGAAAATCGCGTCACGGTCCTCGATACCGTGCCAACTCTGCTTGGTCTCCTACCCCGCGACGTCTCGACCTTGCGTTTGATCATCCTCGGCGGCGAAGCCTGCCCGCCGGCGATTGCCACGCGCTGGTGCGCGCCGGGGCGGACGATCTTCAATTCCTATGGGCCGACGGAGACGACGGTGGTCGCAACCGTCGCGGAAGTGCTGCCCGGCCGGCCTGTCACGATCGGCCGTCCCATCGCCAACTACACCTGCTATGTGGCGGATGATCGTCTCGATCTTCTCCCGCCCGGCGTTGAAGGCGAGCTCCTCATCGGCGGCCCCGGAGTGGCGAAAGGCTATTTGCGCCGCGACAGCCTGACACGCGAGAAGTTCATCGCCAATCCTTATGCTTCCCTTGGCGCCGATCCGGTCCTGTACCGGTCGGGCGATGCGGTCGAGATCGATGGCAATGGCGAGATCGCGTTTCGCGGGCGGATCGACGATCAAGTGAAAGTCCGCGGTTTTCGCGTCGAACTCGGCGAGATCGAGGCCAAGCTCGCCGATCTTCCCGGTGTTGGGCAAGCCGCCGTTGTCCTTCGCAACGATTTCGAAATCGAGCTGCTGGTCGCATTTATCGTTCCCGCCTTGGATGTCGAAATCGACACGCGGCAGCTTCGCAGCGAACTGCGGGCGGTCCTGCCGGCCTATATGGTGCCGGCACGGTTCGAACTGCAAAACCTCCTGCCTCGGCTCTCGTCCGGCAAGATCGACCGCAAGAGCCTGAAGCAAATATCGCTCTCCGCCAGCGACGGGAATGAGGCGCAGGAAGACCCCCGCAATGAGACGGAGGCGATCCTCCTCGCCGCTGCCAAGCGCGTGCTGCCGCCGCAGACGATCCCGTTCGACGCCGACTTCTTCACGGACCTCGGCGGTCATTCGCTTCTCGCGGCGCGTTTCATCTCGGTTGTGCGTGAGACGCCGGCGCTGTCGCGCATTACTTTGCAGGACGTCTATACGGCTCGTTCTCTACGCGCGATCGGCGAACTTCTCGATCAGAAATGGGCGCGGACCGCCAAGCCCGAGGATCTCTCTTTCACCCCACCGCCGCTGCTGCGCCGATTCCTATGCGGCGCAGCCCAGGCGCTTGCGCTGCCGGTTATTCTCGCGCTGGTGACCGCCCAATGGCTGGGCGTGTTTGTCAGCTACATGTTGCTGACCGGGGCCGACGCAAGTTTCTTTGAGGAAGTGATCTCGCTCATCGGCGTCTATATGTGCATCAATATCGCAACGGTTGCCATCGTCATCGCCGCGAAATGGTTGATCATCGGCAAGACCAAACCCGGCCGCTATCCGCTGTGGGGAGTCTATTTCTTCCGCTGGTGGCTGGTGAAACGTTTTCTCGGTCTCGTCCATCTCAAATGGTTCCAAGGTTCTCCCATCATGCGGCTGTATCTGGCCGCGCTGGGCGCGAAGATCGGCAAGGACGCGATCATCGGCGAAGTCGAACCGGGCGCCGTCGATCTCATCTCGATTGGCGCCGGCGCCAGTCTTGGCTCGATCACCAATTTCGCCAATGCGCGGGTCGAGGGAAATGAGCTGATCATCGGCACGGTCGAAATCGGCGCCGGCGCCTATATCGGCTCGTCCTGCGTCATCGAAGAAGATGTCGTGATCGCGGAAGGCGCCGAAATCGCAGATCTGACTGCGATCGGCGCGGGTGGGCGCATCGGAGCCTATGAGGTTTGGGACGGCTCGCCGGCTCGTAGGGTCGGCATGGTCGATCGCGCCGCCCTCGACGCACCCTCGACGGCCTCGGGCGCACAGCGGCGTGCCATGGGCGTGATGTATCTCGTCCTGCTGCTCGCCATTCCTCCCCTCGGCCTGTTGCCGATCTTTCCGGCCTTTTGGGTCTTCGACCGGATCGACGATCTGATCGGGATCGCCGATTTCGATCGCACGCTTTACATGCTTTCGATCCCGATCATGGCCTGGCCGACCGCCTTCGTGATGGTTCTCGTCACGGTCGGGTTCATCGCGGCCTGCCGTTGGATCATCCTGCCGCGCGTCCGCGAAGGGACCTATTCGGTCCATTCCTGGTTCTATTTCCGAAAATGGGCGGTGGCGCTTGCAACCGAGGTCACGCTCGAGACTTTATCGTCCTTGTTCGCGACCGTTTACATGCGCGTCTGGTATCGCCTCATGGGCGCCAAGATCGGCAAGGACGCTGAGATTTCGACCAATCTGTCCGGCCGTTACGATCTTGTCGAGATTGGGGAGAAATGTTTCATTGCCGATGAGGTTATCCTCGGCGACGAAGAAATCCGCAACGGTTGGATGTATTTGAAACGGGTCAAGACCGGCCCGCGCGTCTTTGTCGGCAATAGCGCCGTCGTACCGGCCGGAACCGAAATTCCGGCCGATGCGCTGATCGGCATCAAGTCGAAGCCGCCCGCAAATCATTTGATGCACAAGGGCGATACCTGGTTCGGATCGCCACCGATCAAACTGCCGGTCCGCCAGACGTTCGATGCCGGTACCAATTGGACCTATGAAGCGCCGCGCTGGAAGAAATTCGCGCGCGCCTGCTTCGAGGCGGTCACGATTTCTCTTCCGACCATGCTGTTCATCACTTTCGGAACCTGGGCCGTTGAATGGTTCAGCGCCAGCGTGCTCGCTGGAGCCTATTTCCAAATGATGTGGCAGTTTACGGTCGCCTCGGTGGCCATTTGCTCGGCTCTGACGGCATCGGTGATCATCTTGAAATGGATCACGATGGGGCGCTACGAGCCGATGGTGAAACCGATGTGGTCCTGGTGGGCGATGCGGACCGAGGCGGTTGCGGTCATCTATTGGGGCATGGCCGGCAAGGTTCTGCTCGATCATTTGCGGGGAACCCCTTTCCTCCCCTGGGTCATGCGCCTGTTCGGCACGAAATTCGGGCGTGGGGTCTATATGGATATGACCGACATCACCGAATTCGACTGCGTGCATGTCGGCAATTACGCGGCGTTGAATGCGTTGAGCGCCTTGCAAACGCATCTTTACGAGGATCGCGTGATGAAGGTCGGCAAGGTTTTTGTCGGCAACAGCGTGACCGTCGGCGCCGGATCCACCGTGCTTTACGATACGCTGGTTTCCGACCATGCCCGCTTGGGACCGCTGACCCTGGTGATGAAGGGCGAGCAAATTCCCGCCAATTCCGAATGGGCGGGCGCGCCCGCGGAGCCCAGGGCGGTGCCGCACTCCACGATCATCCATAAGGCTGCCGCCTGAGATTGAAGGTGGACTCGATTGGTCCTTTCTCAGGAATTCAAAGAAGGGCGATCGCCGCCACCTGCCGTCCATAGTCCGGCTCATTGCGATGGATCGAGCGGCGATAGGAATAAAACCGCTCGGCATCCGCATAGGTATCCTGTCCGAGGTCTTCACAGGATCCGATGCCCGCGAGCCGCAATCGCTCCGCGATAAAGCCCGGCAGATCGAACATGAAATGCCCGGCGCGTTCCGAGGTCGAAAAGAAGCGCGCATGGTCTTGCGAGGCCGCAAGGAATCGGTCTAAAAATTCACCGCCGACTTCATAGGTATCGCGCGAGATCATCGGGCCCAGCACGGCGACCGTCGAAGAGCGGTTGGCGCCAATCGACTCCATCGTCGCGAGCGTCGCTTCAAGCACACCGGTGAGCGCGCCCTTCCAGCCGGCATGCGCGGCCCCGATCACGCACGCCTTCATGTCGGCGAACAGAATCATGCCGCAGTCGGCGCCCGTGACCCCGAGGCCGACGCCTGGCGTCGAAGTGACCAAGGCATCGCATCGGGGGCGTTCGGTGAATGGCCGGGTCACCACCAATGCATCGGGCGAATGGGTTTGAAACGGCACCAGAAGATGCGCCGGCTCAATCCGAAGATAAGCCGCCATCCGGCGGCGGTTTTCGGCAACGGCTTGTGGATCGTCCCTTGAACCAACCCCGCCATTCAGCGTCGCATAAATTCCGGTCGAGACCCCGCCTTGCCGGGTGAAGAATCCATGGGTCAAGCCCGGCGCCTCGAGAACGGTTGCAGAGAGGGGATTTGCCATTTGTTGGGTCATGTCGCCGCCACCTCGAAACCAGGCGGGGTCCCAAGTCCCGGCGCGGTCACCGCCAGAGCCTTGAACAGCTTCGCCATATGAGTTTGACCCGCGCGCCCGGGCGCGCTGCCCGCGAGGCGGTCGAGCGCCGCATCGATCGCGGCTGCCTGCCGCGCATCGGCATGTGCCCGCAATTTCGCCGCGCGTTCGTAGAGGCCGAGGCGGGTCAAAAATTCGCCTTGCGGCACCGGCCCGTGAACTTCGGCGCCAGCGGCGCGCGCCGCCCGCCCAAGACCGCAAAAATCGACATGGGCCGTCAGATCGGCTTCTCCCGGATCGCTCAAGGGATCCGCGAACCGATGGCGCTTGAGGGCCTGCAAGGTATCGCCGCGCGCCGGCGTATCATAGCCGTAGTCGATGGCGAGCAGCGCCCCGCCTTCAGCCACCAGCCGCGCAGCGAGCCGCGCCATGACGCGCGCGGCCGCGTCGGACGCCTCGAATATTTGCCCTTCCTCGCCCGTCAGAGTGACACCGGGATCGGGATAGGGCGCAAGCCCAAAGCGCAAACGGCCTTGCTCGTCCAGGCCGACCAATCTTTCAAGCCAGCCATCGGCGCGGCGAACGAAGTGGCGCACCGGGAGGCAATCGAAAAACTCATTGGCGATGATAAGGGCCGGTCCGGCAGGCAAAGCCTCGACACGATCGTGCCATCGCGCAACACACCCGGACTCCTGCAGCACCGCCTGCTGACATTGCCGCAAAACTTCGCTTGTCTCGACAAAGTTCAGATCCAGGGCCGCAAGAAAATCGGGCGCGACGCGCGCCGCGCGTAAAGCGTCTGCCATCAAGGTGCCGCGGCCGGGCCCCAATTCGACGAGAAGAAATGGACTTGGCGCACCCATGCCGCGCCAAACCGCGACACACCAAAGTCCAATCAATTCACCGAACATCTGGCTGATTTCCGGCGCGGTGGTGAAATCGCCTTTCTCGCCGAGCGGCATTCTGGAGCGGTAATAGCCATGCGCGGGATGCGACAGCGCCAGCGTCATATAAGTCTCAAGGCTGATCGGGCCGGCTTCGGCGATCATTTCACGGATGATGGTTTCAAGCGCAGTCATGCGGGTCTGTTCAGACCGGGGCTCGGCTCCTGCCGCAAGGCCCAAAAGATGAACAACAGCCCCAGCGCAATCATGGGCAAAGACAACAGCATGCCCATGGTTGCACCGCCAAACAGAAAACCGAGCTGCGGGTCTGGCTCCCGGAAAAATTCACAAGCAATCCGCGCTACTCCGTAACCCACGGCAAAAATCCCGGTGACGAGACCCGGCCGCCGCAGCGCACCCAACTGGACGGCAATATACAGGACCAGGAAGAGCACCAAGCCTTCGAGACCCGCCTCATAAAGCTGGCTCGGGTGGCGCGGCAGCGGCCCGGCGCCGGGAAATACCATGGCCCAAGCCACGTCGGTCGGCCTCCCCCATAATTCCGGCTTGATGAAATTGGCGATCCGGCCGAGAAAAATCCCAATCGGAACCGCGGCGGTACAAACATCGGCCAGACTCAAAACCGAAATCTTCTTGCGTTTGCCGAGAATATAAATCGCCAGGGCAGTGCCGACGACCCCGCCATGAAAAGACATGCCGCCTTTCCACACACTCAGAATTTCATCTGGGTGCGCCAGATAGAAATTCGCATTGTAAAAAAGCACATAGCCGAGCCGCCCCCCCACGATAACACCGAGCGCCGCATAGACGAGCAGATCGTCGATCTGGACCGGATCGATCGGCGACACCCCGCCCCACAGGCTTTTTTGCCTGACCAGGGTTCGGGCGTAGGCCCAGCCGAGCACCAGCCCCACGATATAAGCCAATGCGTACCAGCGGATAGGCAGCGGCCCGACAGTCAGCAGGACCGGATCGATGCTCGGGTAGGCAAGGGAGATCAAGATGGCGCTCCGCGGGTCATGGAAAGCAAGCAATGTCTTTGCCGGGGTGGCGTTCGCAGCGCCCGGATCAAGGCAAATTGCTTGGCCTTGAGTCAAGCTGGGATCCCGCCTCCCCGGGCTGAAACCGCAGTGGCGCAACAATCGGTTACAAAGTCATGTCGGCTTCATGACCGGCCTCATAAATCAGTGGTCGCTCGCAACAATCCTGTGTTACAAGCGCCTACGCTATGGGAGTGATTCATGTCACAGAATCGGGTTTTTGACGATTTCGCGCGTCTCGTGACCGATGCCGGCGAGATGGCGCAAGGCGTTCGCCGCGAAGCGGAAACCGCCGTGAAAAGTCAACTCGAACGATTGCTCGCGACAATGGACGTCGTGACGCGCGAGGAATTTGAAGCCGTCAAGCAGATGGCCGCGATGGCGCGCGACGAGAACGAAAAATTGAGTCAAAGGATAGCTGCGCTCGAGGCCGAGATTCGCGCCACGAGTAAAAGCCCCGGCGCCTGATGCAATTCGGCCAGCTTCAGGGTCGGCCGGACGGCAAGGTTGGAAACCACTTCGGGCAACGGTGCGTTCGAACTGGGATTGAGCGTTTCCATTTCTACTGAACCCGACGGAGCCCTCCGCTTCCTCCCTTAAGCCCAAGATTATTCACATCGATCGGGCGGCCTTCCAGAACAGGCCCGTCATTGCCTCGGAGCTTGCATCATGTTCGATCATGAATCAGACGTGCCCGTATCGCATGTGTCACGCTTTAGCGTGGTCGGCTTCCTGCTTCGGGAATGGCCCTATGTCGCCATGCTCTCGCTCGCCCTGTTTGGAGTCGCCTACACCAGCATGTCTCGGCAGCAAATGACGACCTATTGGATCGCTCTTGCCCCGTTCTTTGGCCTGATCTGCGTCATTGCCCGATGGGGGGACATTCATGGCACCAAGGCGCATTGGCAACTCATCCAGTCCCAGGCTCTTCACTGGTTTGCCGTGGTCCTGGCGATGTATCTGGTGTTTGTCTCCGATGTGAAGCAGATCATGAATTCGGACGCCAGCGCTTTGGTCGTGCTGACCATTCTGGCGCTGGGGACGTTCACGGCCGGAGTTCACGTCGCCGCTTGGCGGATCTGCCTGGTCGGAGTCGTGCTGGGGTGCGGAGTTCCCGCCATCGCATGGCTTGAGGAATCGACGCTGCTGCTGGTGCTGTTGGCGATGGTGTTCATTGCGATCGCGGTTCTGTTCTATTTGCATGATCCGCGGGGTTCCAAAAAGGACTCGGAAGCGGCTCCTTATTAGGTGCCCTCGCCCCAGAACCGCCAGAAGCCGGACTTCTTCGGCAAAGGTTCCTGGGGAACGCTGGTCAGTGGAATCGAGGGGGCCGCCGGCTCAAGCTGCGTGGTGAGATATTCCCGGGTCGCAAAACGGACCAGAACGCCAATCGCGGCGGCGAGCGGCACCGCGATCAGCAGCCCGACGAAGCCGAATAAATAGCCGAACGCGGCAATCGCAAACATCACCCAGACAGGATTGAGGTTGATGCGCGAGGCGATGAGGTAAGGCGCAAGCGCGTAGTCGGCGATGGACTGGCCGCCGACGAAAATGCCCAGCACGACCAGAAACATTGTCCAGTCCGGCCAGAACTGGAGCGCCGCGACACAAAGCGATAGCACCAGCCCGATCAGCGACCCGAGATAGGGAATGAAACTGATCAGGCCGGCTGCAAGGCCGATCAGCAGTCCGTGGTTGAGTCCGATCAACCGGAGAGCCGCCGCATAATACACGGCGAGGATGAGACAGATCGTCCCCTGGCCGCGCAGGAAGCCAGCCAGCGTGTCATCAATTTCGCGCGCAACCGTCCATACCGTTTCACGCTGTGCCGCGGGAATCGAACGGTCGATGGTTGCGATCAGCCCGTCCCAATCGTTGAGCAAATAGAAAGTGACGATGGGGGTCACCACAAGAAGCGAGAACAGCGACAGCAATGCCTGGCTATCCGACCACAGCGAGCGGAGGACGCTTGGAATCCAATCGGCGCCGAGGGTGGCGATCTCGCCCAGCGACTGCTGGGCTTCGTTCACGCCTTCGCCGACAAGCTTGCGCAGCCAGGGACGGCTCGGATCGTTTGCGAGCGCTTGCAGCTGACCGATATAGGTCGGAACCTTGTCGATAAAGATTGCAACTTCTTCGCCGATGACGGGGACTGCCCCCACCAACAGAAGGCCGACGCCGATAATGAACACGCTGAGAATGCCAAGCGCCGCGACAGCCCGGTTCAGCCCCCATTTCTCAAGACGATTGACAACCGGGTTGAGCAAATAGGCTAGGGCGATCCCGGCCACGAACGGCAGGAGGATTTGGCGGAGCAGCACAACCATCGTGGCGATGACCGCCAGCGTGCCGATCCAGAACACGGTAGGGCGCGCTGCTTTCATGAACTGACACTCCGACGGCAGCGACGGTTACCGGATTGCGCAAATTGCGCCTCGGCAAATCTTGGCTGTCTGACAGAAATGTCAACATGGAATTCAATTCTCCCAAGAAAAAGTCGTCCAAATGTTTCTAAATGGAGACCAGGGCCGTCGAATCTCGGACAGGCTCTGCGCTTTTAGGCAGGACCCTGCGGCGCCAACGATCCTTTCGGTTCCTAAAACTTGCTCGATTGGGGACAACGTCCGTCGGGATAGTTGCGCAACCGCGCCCGGTTGTGATTCCTTCGAATCGTGGATCGAACAACGTTTTGAGTCGCAAGCCAGTGTCCCATGCACCTGGCCTTTCGAATCGTAGAGCCGCGTTTCGCATGTCGTCCTTCGAGGCAGCGCCCCGAAGGGCAATCACCCGAGGCCTTGGAATGTCGCTTTTGCAAGCAGAATTCGACCGCACCGAACATCCGGTCGATATCATCGAAAGAATCGCCTCGCACAATCACTGGTCGTTCGACCGCGACGAAGAAGACGAGATTTCGATTTTGGTGGCCGGCAGCTGGTCCGATTACAACATCGCTTTCACCTGGCTGCCGCAGGTGGAAGCCCTGCATGTCGCTTGCGCCTTCGATCTCAAAGTGCCGCCGCCGCGCCGGCTGGAACTTTCCTCCCTTGTCTCGCTGATCAATGAGCAATTGTGGATCGGCCATTTCGACATCTGGCCGGCCGACGGCGTGATCATGTTCAGGCATGCGCTTTTGCTGGTCGGCGGCGCCGAGCTGAACGGCCAGCAATGCAAAACCGTTCTTGCCACTGCCGTGCGCGCCTGCGAACGCTATTATCAAGCGTTTCAATTTGTCGTGTGGGCCGGCAAGACCGGGCACGAGGCGCTGGACACGATCATGCTCGAAACCGAAGGCTGCGCCTGACATGGCGGCGGCGGGCCTCGATCGCCTCGACTCCTCGCTTGTTCTCGCGGGAGCCGGCAGGATGGGCGAGGCTTTGCTGCGGGCCTGGCTCGATCAGGGCTACGATCCGCAAAAAATAAGCGTGATCGAACCGCAACCCTCGCCAAGCATCGCCGAACTCGCGGCCAGCAGAGGGTTCAGGCTGGGTGCTCCGTCAAGACCGCCGGACGTTCTTGTCCTCGCCATGAAGCCGCAAAGCCTCGATGAAGCCGCGGCCGCAGTCGGAACCCTTGCCGCCGTCAACACTCTGGTCATCTCCATCCTGGCCGGAAAAACCATGGCCGATCTCGCGGCGAGGCTGCCGAATGCGCGGGCCATCGCGCGCGCGATGCCGAATCTTCCGGCTGCCGTCGGCCGTGGAATAACCGCGGTGGTCGCCAACCCGTCCGTGACACCCCTCCAGCACCAGATAGCCGAAGCTTTGCTGGCCGCGACCGGGCAGATCGAATGGCTCGCGGAGGAGGGGCTGATCAACGCCGTGACCGCCGTTGTCGGCTCGGGTCCAGCCTATGTCTTCTACTTCACCGAATGTTTGGCGGAGGCCGGGCTCGCCCTTGGTTTGCCGCAAGACGTCGCCGAACGCCTCGCCCGCGCCACGGTCGAGGGCGCCGGCGAATTATTGTTCAGATCCCCCGAGACCCCAGCGGAATTGCGGGAGAACGTGACATCAAGGGGCGGCACCACTGCCGCCGCGCTCGAAATCCTGATGGCGCCGGACGGTCTCGCGCCGCTGATGCGCCGCGCGGCCGAGGCCGCAAAGCGGCGCGCCGAGGCTCTTTCGGGATAGCAAATGCGAATGTTGCGACGGATAGGCTGTCTAGCCTTCACCTTGGGCCAAGGAATAGTAACGCCAGCCTTTGCTGCAGGAACGGATGACCCGTTTATCGCGCTTCAAACGAATGTCACGGGCATTTTTACTTATGTCCGCAGCGCGGAAATAGAAGCTTTTGCTGACGTTAGCCCTTCCCATTGCCTTTTATTGTTTGCAGGCGGCAAAAATGTCCGTGCCTATCAAAAATGCACAGCAATTATGGGAGAAAGCCATAGGAAAAGTTTTGCCGTGTTTTCGAGCGACTTTGGCAAAGTATTCATTTATCCCCCTGTTATTTACGAACTGCTCTGGACCGGCAATTCCGGCTGTCGCGTAACCTTGAAGAGCGGCAAATTTGTCTATGCAAAACAATCCTGTAATGAGGTGCACGAGCGATTGCTGCGAGACTAGAGCGCTTCCCGATCAGATGGAATCATCTGATCGAAAAGGAAACGCTCAAGTTCAACGAGTGGGAGCATGTTCTGATCGAAAAAGTCGGTCAACTTTTTCGGAACAGGCTCTAGGTTT encodes:
- a CDS encoding enoyl-[acyl-carrier-protein] reductase FabI; translation: MTQPGIFTPGRQTAGILAGKRGLVLGLANNRSIAWGIAKAAHEAGAELAFTFQGESLEKRVRPLAKELGAHVVGDCDVTDPATLDAAFKQIESIWGNLDFVVHCVAFSDKDQLTGRYIDTTADNFSNSLLVSCYSFTAVAQRAEKLMPNGGAMLTLTYYGAEKWMPHYNVMGLAKAALESSVRYLAADLGERNIRVNAISAGPIKTLAASGIGDFRYILKWNEYNAPLRRTVTIEEVGESAAFLLSSMARGITGEILHVDAGYHVVGMKNPAAPDISVLGKD
- a CDS encoding peptide synthetase — its product is MLHTLAIASASSEIDEGKTLPFKAGAILHGPLRPDLIRDELLCEIFAATVARDPSATAMITQEGKLSYAEVDARAEALAKGLLRKGIRPGRIVGLWMPRGHELLIAQIAIAKTGAAWLPFDADAPVERIAVCLSDAEARGVLTSADLVAEIAALAACPAWTYAEVLTDSLDVADTELDARSLGARPDDPAYLIYTSGSTGTPKGIVISGRNICHYLRAANETYGVRETDVVFQGASVAFDLSMEEIWLPYLAGAALFVASAEMMGEADKLPGLMEENRVTVLDTVPTLLGLLPRDVSTLRLIILGGEACPPAIATRWCAPGRTIFNSYGPTETTVVATVAEVLPGRPVTIGRPIANYTCYVADDRLDLLPPGVEGELLIGGPGVAKGYLRRDSLTREKFIANPYASLGADPVLYRSGDAVEIDGNGEIAFRGRIDDQVKVRGFRVELGEIEAKLADLPGVGQAAVVLRNDFEIELLVAFIVPALDVEIDTRQLRSELRAVLPAYMVPARFELQNLLPRLSSGKIDRKSLKQISLSASDGNEAQEDPRNETEAILLAAAKRVLPPQTIPFDADFFTDLGGHSLLAARFISVVRETPALSRITLQDVYTARSLRAIGELLDQKWARTAKPEDLSFTPPPLLRRFLCGAAQALALPVILALVTAQWLGVFVSYMLLTGADASFFEEVISLIGVYMCINIATVAIVIAAKWLIIGKTKPGRYPLWGVYFFRWWLVKRFLGLVHLKWFQGSPIMRLYLAALGAKIGKDAIIGEVEPGAVDLISIGAGASLGSITNFANARVEGNELIIGTVEIGAGAYIGSSCVIEEDVVIAEGAEIADLTAIGAGGRIGAYEVWDGSPARRVGMVDRAALDAPSTASGAQRRAMGVMYLVLLLAIPPLGLLPIFPAFWVFDRIDDLIGIADFDRTLYMLSIPIMAWPTAFVMVLVTVGFIAACRWIILPRVREGTYSVHSWFYFRKWAVALATEVTLETLSSLFATVYMRVWYRLMGAKIGKDAEISTNLSGRYDLVEIGEKCFIADEVILGDEEIRNGWMYLKRVKTGPRVFVGNSAVVPAGTEIPADALIGIKSKPPANHLMHKGDTWFGSPPIKLPVRQTFDAGTNWTYEAPRWKKFARACFEAVTISLPTMLFITFGTWAVEWFSASVLAGAYFQMMWQFTVASVAICSALTASVIILKWITMGRYEPMVKPMWSWWAMRTEAVAVIYWGMAGKVLLDHLRGTPFLPWVMRLFGTKFGRGVYMDMTDITEFDCVHVGNYAALNALSALQTHLYEDRVMKVGKVFVGNSVTVGAGSTVLYDTLVSDHARLGPLTLVMKGEQIPANSEWAGAPAEPRAVPHSTIIHKAAA
- a CDS encoding peptidoglycan editing factor PgeF, translating into MTQQMANPLSATVLEAPGLTHGFFTRQGGVSTGIYATLNGGVGSRDDPQAVAENRRRMAAYLRIEPAHLLVPFQTHSPDALVVTRPFTERPRCDALVTSTPGVGLGVTGADCGMILFADMKACVIGAAHAGWKGALTGVLEATLATMESIGANRSSTVAVLGPMISRDTYEVGGEFLDRFLAASQDHARFFSTSERAGHFMFDLPGFIAERLRLAGIGSCEDLGQDTYADAERFYSYRRSIHRNEPDYGRQVAAIALL
- a CDS encoding methyltransferase; its protein translation is MTALETIIREMIAEAGPISLETYMTLALSHPAHGYYRSRMPLGEKGDFTTAPEISQMFGELIGLWCVAVWRGMGAPSPFLLVELGPGRGTLMADALRAARVAPDFLAALDLNFVETSEVLRQCQQAVLQESGCVARWHDRVEALPAGPALIIANEFFDCLPVRHFVRRADGWLERLVGLDEQGRLRFGLAPYPDPGVTLTGEEGQIFEASDAAARVMARLAARLVAEGGALLAIDYGYDTPARGDTLQALKRHRFADPLSDPGEADLTAHVDFCGLGRAARAAGAEVHGPVPQGEFLTRLGLYERAAKLRAHADARQAAAIDAALDRLAGSAPGRAGQTHMAKLFKALAVTAPGLGTPPGFEVAAT
- a CDS encoding prolipoprotein diacylglyceryl transferase, encoding MLISLAYPSIDPVLLTVGPLPIRWYALAYIVGLVLGWAYARTLVRQKSLWGGVSPIDPVQIDDLLVYAALGVIVGGRLGYVLFYNANFYLAHPDEILSVWKGGMSFHGGVVGTALAIYILGKRKKISVLSLADVCTAAVPIGIFLGRIANFIKPELWGRPTDVAWAMVFPGAGPLPRHPSQLYEAGLEGLVLFLVLYIAVQLGALRRPGLVTGIFAVGYGVARIACEFFREPDPQLGFLFGGATMGMLLSLPMIALGLLFIFWALRQEPSPGLNRPA
- a CDS encoding pyrroline-5-carboxylate reductase, translated to MSQNRVFDDFARLVTDAGEMAQGVRREAETAVKSQLERLLATMDVVTREEFEAVKQMAAMARDENEKLSQRIAALEAEIRATSKSPGA